In Littorina saxatilis isolate snail1 unplaced genomic scaffold, US_GU_Lsax_2.0 scaffold_1522, whole genome shotgun sequence, a single genomic region encodes these proteins:
- the LOC138957467 gene encoding uncharacterized protein has product MFKVSSFVLITLRPTSKTILQRGSLVWNAVPTLFAVPNPPPKVASGRKPPSQRVATNEASTDLSPDAQIVQPDDIQAILEDIGCKASKSSSSPSPREAELRQKVNKLRSKVFRLEKKTMEPRVKRASKLAKPPKEDFVIEQLSHILSGEASYFAINACFIFTGYLLLCPILAETGTHVTKEPKESQ; this is encoded by the exons atgttcaaggtctcaagctttgtactgatcactttgaggccaaccagtaaaacaatcctgcagagaggatcacttgtgtggaatgctgtcccgacattgtttgcagtgcccaatccaccaccgaag gttgctagtgggaggaagccaccatcgcaaagggtagctacaaatgaagccagcaccgacctgtcgcctgatgcacaaattgttcaaccag atgacattcaggcgatcctggaggacataggatgtaaagcatcaaagtcatcatcctccccatcccctcgtgaagcggaacttcggcagaaggtcaacaaactgaggagcaaggttttccgattagaaaagaaaacgatggaaccccgtgtaaaacgagcgagtaaattagccaagcctcccaaggaagactttgtaatagaacagttgtctcatatattatcaggcgaggcgagctattttgccattaATGCCTGTTtcatatttaccggttatctgctgctgtgtccaatcctggcagagacgggaacgcatgttaccaaggagccgaaggagagtcaatga